A genomic stretch from Patescibacteria group bacterium includes:
- the rplP gene encoding 50S ribosomal protein L16 gives MLMPKKTKYRKSHKVKRGGKASRFVEVSFGSFGLKAAEAHWITSRQIEAARKVLTRYVKKGGKMWIRIFPDKSVTQKGGEIPMGKGKGAVDHYVAVVKPGMILFEIEGVSEKEAKEAMTFASHKLPIKCRFVKKHG, from the coding sequence ATGTTGATGCCAAAAAAAACTAAATACAGGAAGAGCCATAAAGTAAAACGCGGCGGAAAAGCCAGCCGGTTTGTTGAAGTTAGTTTTGGCAGTTTTGGCTTAAAGGCCGCGGAGGCTCATTGGATTACTTCCCGGCAGATTGAAGCCGCCAGAAAGGTTTTGACCAGATATGTAAAAAAAGGCGGAAAAATGTGGATAAGAATTTTTCCTGATAAATCGGTGACGCAGAAAGGCGGAGAAATTCCAATGGGCAAAGGCAAGGGGGCGGTAGACCATTATGTGGCGGTTGTGAAGCCGGGCATGATTTTATTTGAAATAGAGGGCGTGAGCGAAAAGGAAGCAAAGGAAGCGATGACTTTCGCTTCCCATAAGCTGCCGATAAAATGCCGGTTTGTTAAAAAACACGGGTAA
- the rpmC gene encoding 50S ribosomal protein L29, which yields MEFKELKNKEEKELQKILSQTREKLRDLRFKDANKQLKNIREIRKTRETIARVLTLLNKLRLGKGKLN from the coding sequence ATGGAATTTAAAGAATTAAAAAATAAAGAAGAGAAAGAATTGCAAAAAATTTTGTCCCAAACAAGGGAAAAATTGAGAGATTTGCGTTTCAAAGACGCCAATAAGCAATTGAAGAATATTCGGGAGATAAGGAAGACGAGGGAAACAATCGCCCGCGTTCTTACGTTATTGAATAAGTTGAGACTAGGGAAGGGCAAGTTGAATTAA